A genomic region of Porticoccaceae bacterium LTM1 contains the following coding sequences:
- a CDS encoding TonB-dependent receptor produces the protein MMQVSSLNQRLNKSSVKSHKTKMAAGVAAVVALLSLSSYAQESEPVDLKMDAQNTESALLQLAEAAGVQIVFSPEIARKNMSPVVRGSLTINQALDQVLKNTNLTYMVGADDVVTISEKEEAEGQSEKEVEEIVVTGSSLRKKDLSAPLDVFTKEDLQRRGIFSAEDFVRSLSANFGNLNESSSTTGIDQDLVVQIGMSQSGIQGSAAANLRGLGVESTLVLVNGRRVAKSPVLDNGYVDLNGIAFSEIERIEVLYDGASAKYGSDAVGGVINFILSKEAGTGATTEVRYEHGQNGGNTYNLNQSFRYSWGSGRARLGFSKSENQAISSTKAGWYTKDLTSRGGQDSRYTGGGQPGGVYQGYDYITWTPIYVSLPEDHDGVDASVEDFSRDNILPNDYDLNPDLSTARERTSFRFDAEQDLGFWNTTVYLDASLNKNETLNRWKVARANNVTVPESNAFNPFNRDVRVNYIFIEETDSGLVDAFSPINQNENYNVNLGFKMDLPFSDWTMDLSGRWTEHSVYARFTDINMSACEKNPATGRQYGKYYDPNDPSDPGQDNWERGLRFQCDAGKESAWSQLISSSDPNEAINLFGNGSAQSAHLADTVITYTTANPVNSSYGFNLLTEGALFTLPGGDIRLALGMDRDVQVTNYKNDGVRATYAGMNDKVYTVNEGAFFETSIPIIGEDNALPGVQLLELGIQNRWTRLEMPQSNAANDTFTSSVPKLTLAWMPYEDLIVRGTWSESFRAPSNSEIVGSEARYDDPVSCQGDGCNYIWNDPTAWASRYIDVDGYYDEDGNFIDGPTPVYVYSTNLGVNPNIRPETAENITFGFDWMPSFLPGLQMKATYNFIDYTDRIAQTSHYSWPAEDWQSVPDLFYEDPETDKLLLVRNVSTNLALSRNKSVNFDLSYSFSSNMGNFLVGVNGTYTGTLEESLLLGGDIVPKVATVTGSDKLVGRAFVDWQYDNMGAALSVNYKSDYVQNISRWNPDEGAYSDLSNHIEEYWTLDLTGRYSLVEQGLNINFGIRDITNNPYPFIDNSGRPFDNRRVNVQGRTAYMNVTKEFDF, from the coding sequence ATGATGCAGGTATCATCATTGAACCAAAGATTGAATAAATCGAGTGTGAAGTCTCACAAGACAAAAATGGCAGCAGGTGTGGCTGCTGTAGTTGCATTGCTGAGCTTGAGCAGCTATGCACAGGAATCTGAGCCGGTTGATCTGAAAATGGATGCCCAAAATACAGAGTCTGCACTGTTGCAATTGGCAGAGGCAGCAGGCGTACAAATTGTATTTTCTCCAGAGATTGCTCGAAAAAATATGTCCCCTGTTGTGCGAGGAAGCCTGACCATTAATCAGGCCCTTGATCAGGTGTTAAAAAATACCAATCTGACCTATATGGTCGGCGCTGATGATGTGGTGACTATCAGTGAAAAAGAAGAAGCTGAAGGCCAATCAGAAAAAGAAGTAGAAGAGATTGTTGTTACGGGGTCATCGCTGCGCAAAAAAGATCTGTCCGCACCACTGGATGTTTTTACCAAAGAAGACCTTCAGCGCCGTGGTATTTTTTCAGCAGAAGATTTTGTCCGCTCATTGTCGGCCAATTTTGGCAACTTAAATGAATCCAGTTCTACGACAGGTATTGATCAGGATTTGGTTGTTCAGATTGGGATGTCACAATCCGGTATTCAAGGCTCAGCTGCCGCTAATCTGCGGGGGTTGGGTGTAGAAAGTACTTTGGTTCTGGTAAATGGCCGACGTGTTGCCAAATCACCAGTTTTGGATAATGGCTATGTAGACCTGAACGGAATTGCATTCAGTGAAATTGAGCGAATCGAAGTTCTTTATGATGGTGCCTCGGCTAAATATGGCTCCGATGCAGTAGGTGGGGTAATTAACTTTATTCTCTCTAAAGAAGCCGGTACTGGTGCAACCACCGAAGTGCGCTACGAACATGGCCAGAATGGTGGCAATACCTATAACCTGAATCAGAGTTTTCGTTACAGTTGGGGAAGTGGTCGTGCAAGATTGGGCTTTTCCAAGAGTGAAAACCAGGCAATTTCAAGTACTAAAGCGGGATGGTACACGAAAGACCTTACCTCGAGAGGTGGGCAGGATTCTCGCTACACCGGTGGCGGCCAACCTGGTGGGGTTTATCAGGGGTATGATTATATAACCTGGACCCCAATTTACGTGTCTTTGCCAGAAGATCATGATGGGGTAGACGCATCTGTAGAGGACTTCTCTCGTGATAATATTTTGCCGAATGATTATGATTTAAATCCTGATCTGTCCACTGCCAGGGAGCGAACTTCATTTCGCTTTGATGCCGAGCAGGATTTGGGCTTCTGGAATACGACAGTCTATCTGGATGCCAGCCTTAATAAAAATGAGACGCTAAATCGCTGGAAGGTAGCGCGTGCCAATAATGTGACTGTGCCAGAGAGCAATGCGTTTAACCCTTTCAATAGAGATGTCCGTGTAAATTATATATTTATTGAAGAGACGGATTCTGGACTGGTCGACGCCTTCTCGCCAATAAATCAAAATGAAAATTACAATGTAAATCTTGGTTTTAAAATGGATTTGCCATTCAGTGACTGGACCATGGACCTGAGTGGACGCTGGACAGAGCACAGTGTGTATGCCAGATTCACGGATATTAATATGAGTGCCTGCGAAAAGAATCCGGCCACGGGACGACAGTATGGCAAATACTACGATCCGAATGATCCCAGTGATCCAGGTCAAGATAATTGGGAGCGAGGTTTACGATTTCAGTGTGATGCTGGTAAAGAGTCTGCTTGGAGCCAGTTGATCAGCTCTAGTGACCCCAATGAAGCGATTAACCTATTTGGTAATGGGAGTGCACAGTCAGCGCACTTGGCGGATACCGTTATAACTTACACGACAGCCAATCCGGTTAACAGTAGCTATGGTTTTAATCTGTTGACGGAAGGCGCATTGTTTACTCTGCCCGGCGGTGATATCCGGTTGGCTTTAGGAATGGATCGTGATGTACAGGTAACCAATTATAAAAATGATGGAGTTCGAGCTACATACGCTGGCATGAATGACAAAGTATATACAGTTAACGAGGGTGCTTTCTTTGAAACATCCATTCCCATCATTGGTGAAGACAATGCACTACCTGGCGTTCAGTTGCTCGAGCTGGGTATTCAGAATCGCTGGACAAGACTGGAAATGCCCCAATCAAATGCGGCAAATGATACCTTTACCAGTAGTGTTCCTAAATTAACACTGGCCTGGATGCCGTACGAAGATCTGATTGTGCGCGGTACATGGTCAGAGAGCTTCCGCGCTCCATCCAATTCCGAAATTGTTGGTTCAGAAGCTCGCTATGATGATCCAGTAAGTTGTCAGGGTGATGGGTGTAACTATATATGGAATGATCCAACCGCATGGGCATCGCGATATATCGATGTGGATGGCTACTATGATGAGGATGGCAACTTTATAGATGGACCGACACCGGTTTATGTTTATAGTACCAATCTGGGCGTAAACCCGAATATCCGTCCAGAGACAGCCGAAAATATTACGTTTGGGTTTGACTGGATGCCATCTTTTCTACCAGGCCTTCAAATGAAGGCGACCTACAACTTTATTGACTATACCGACCGAATTGCTCAAACCAGCCACTATTCCTGGCCGGCAGAAGATTGGCAGTCAGTTCCGGATCTTTTCTATGAAGACCCAGAGACAGATAAGTTATTGTTGGTTCGAAATGTTTCAACTAATCTGGCACTAAGTCGCAATAAATCGGTTAATTTTGACCTCTCTTATAGCTTTTCCAGCAACATGGGTAATTTTTTGGTCGGTGTAAACGGCACTTATACGGGAACATTAGAAGAGAGTCTATTGTTGGGTGGAGATATTGTTCCTAAAGTGGCTACCGTAACAGGCAGCGACAAATTAGTAGGGCGCGCATTTGTAGATTGGCAATATGACAATATGGGTGCGGCACTTTCGGTTAATTACAAAAGTGACTACGTACAAAACATTAGCCGCTGGAATCCAGATGAAGGTGCCTATAGCGATTTGTCGAACCATATTGAAGAGTATTGGACACTTGACTTGACTGGGCGCTATAGCTTGGTAGAGCAAGGATTGAATATCAACTTTGGTATTCGGGACATAACCAACAACCCCTATCCATTTATCGATAATAGTGGGAGACCCTTTGATAACCGTCGCGTCAATGTGCAGGGACGAACTGCATATATGAATGTGACCAAAGAGTTTGATTTCTAA
- a CDS encoding RNA polymerase sigma factor yields MADRLSNNVVRLADRQRESREQVLERLFIEHGSALRGFLRVTLKVDSEVEDIIQEVFIKLANLEQLPERLPPGGASNRSFLFAIANNLVVDLERSKRVRREYASAHQAEAGPEAFVNNGSPEAITLARSDLECVKEVLLQMRPCWREAFILNRFRHRSYREISIDMGISVKTVEKYIKKALLQIKAAVQDLKGVEKS; encoded by the coding sequence ATGGCTGACCGCTTATCTAACAATGTAGTAAGGCTGGCAGATCGCCAGCGAGAATCACGAGAGCAGGTGCTTGAACGGTTATTTATCGAGCACGGCTCGGCCCTGCGCGGGTTTTTGAGGGTTACCCTGAAAGTTGACTCTGAAGTGGAGGATATTATTCAGGAAGTCTTTATCAAGCTGGCTAACCTGGAGCAATTACCAGAACGCTTGCCGCCTGGCGGGGCCAGTAATCGCTCATTTCTGTTCGCCATAGCCAATAATCTGGTGGTTGATCTGGAACGGAGTAAGCGTGTTCGTCGTGAGTACGCAAGCGCGCATCAGGCAGAAGCAGGCCCTGAAGCGTTTGTGAATAATGGATCTCCAGAGGCTATTACATTGGCCAGGAGTGATCTGGAATGCGTCAAAGAGGTTCTGTTACAGATGCGTCCCTGCTGGAGAGAGGCCTTTATCCTCAATCGCTTTCGTCATAGAAGTTATCGGGAGATCTCCATCGATATGGGGATTTCTGTAAAAACCGTTGAGAAATACATTAAGAAGGCCTTGCTACAGATAAAAGCAGCCGTGCAGGACTTAAAAGGAGTGGAGAAATCATGA
- a CDS encoding RNA polymerase sigma factor: protein MERKGRNIYYLTDHPETREALLERTFHEHGVALRRFLKARLVNEEDREDVLQDLFLRLARVEGLAQRLSEQSGSTRAYLFSIVSNLIVDRQRKAVSRREDQHLAYEEEFSSTDHPTPEMVVATEQQLDRMMSALKLMPTKCRQAFVLNRFKYKSYPEVAEEMGISVASVQRYIATALASLREGMK from the coding sequence ATGGAGAGAAAGGGTCGCAACATCTATTACCTGACGGATCATCCTGAAACCAGGGAAGCGCTGCTGGAAAGAACTTTTCATGAGCATGGCGTTGCTCTGCGTCGCTTTTTGAAAGCAAGGTTGGTCAATGAGGAAGATCGGGAAGACGTTCTTCAGGATCTGTTCCTGAGGCTGGCCCGTGTCGAGGGGTTGGCTCAACGCTTGTCCGAGCAAAGTGGCAGTACACGGGCGTACCTGTTCTCTATCGTCTCCAATCTGATTGTGGATCGACAACGCAAGGCAGTTTCCCGAAGAGAGGATCAACACCTGGCTTACGAAGAAGAGTTCTCCTCCACTGACCACCCAACCCCGGAGATGGTTGTGGCTACCGAGCAGCAACTGGACCGGATGATGAGTGCACTCAAATTAATGCCGACCAAGTGTCGACAGGCCTTTGTATTGAACCGATTCAAGTACAAAAGTTACCCGGAGGTGGCGGAAGAGATGGGGATCTCTGTGGCATCGGTACAACGTTATATAGCCACCGCTTTGGCGAGCCTGCGGGAAGGGATGAAGTAA
- a CDS encoding FecR domain-containing protein gives MEMTINKQQVDERTAQAADFAAMLYSGVMTAEEEQALASWLEQSAESRAEYESMLDVWHSTGALSSRLDELGEEVSEKRPPVKPRQRWLPVALAASVLFGVAVAWQGWFVGESSVPESQLAIYQTSTGENRAVTLGDGSLVILNTNTRLLVDYSENQRRVTLNWGEAYFEVTADPNRPFLVDTEGKAVTVLGTRFNVQKAGFALKVAVVEGLVAVHRAENKMTPTTEAVDIKPGQPIPVEGTAGKYRLGAGVMATFTGNMGSSSARITSEEISQSDNFPDWRFGRIRFMNRTLQEVVKELNRYTTKKILIEDSRVMDVKVSGVFKLNAIDAALKRFEQALPLRVVEYPDRIVITGLD, from the coding sequence ATGGAAATGACTATTAACAAGCAACAGGTCGATGAGCGTACAGCACAGGCTGCAGATTTCGCCGCTATGCTCTATTCCGGGGTTATGACGGCTGAAGAAGAGCAGGCACTGGCATCATGGCTGGAGCAAAGTGCAGAGAGCCGCGCTGAATACGAATCGATGCTTGATGTGTGGCACAGCACTGGTGCGCTCTCTTCGCGACTGGATGAGTTGGGCGAAGAGGTTAGTGAAAAAAGACCCCCTGTGAAACCTCGTCAGCGCTGGTTGCCAGTCGCATTGGCGGCCAGTGTGCTTTTCGGTGTTGCGGTAGCCTGGCAGGGCTGGTTTGTTGGGGAATCCTCAGTGCCAGAGTCGCAATTAGCTATCTACCAGACCAGCACCGGAGAAAATCGAGCAGTCACTCTGGGAGATGGAAGCCTGGTGATATTGAACACCAACACCCGGTTATTGGTGGATTACAGTGAAAATCAGCGTCGAGTCACCTTGAACTGGGGTGAGGCGTATTTTGAGGTGACAGCTGATCCCAATCGTCCTTTCCTTGTGGATACAGAAGGGAAAGCTGTAACGGTATTAGGGACACGATTTAATGTGCAAAAAGCAGGATTTGCATTGAAAGTGGCTGTGGTTGAGGGGTTGGTTGCAGTACATCGGGCAGAAAATAAAATGACACCGACAACAGAAGCCGTGGACATCAAACCTGGTCAACCCATCCCGGTAGAAGGTACTGCAGGCAAATATCGCCTTGGTGCAGGAGTGATGGCGACATTCACCGGAAATATGGGGTCATCATCGGCGAGGATAACCAGCGAAGAAATTTCTCAGTCAGACAACTTTCCCGATTGGCGTTTTGGGCGAATTCGATTTATGAATCGAACCCTTCAGGAAGTTGTTAAAGAGCTGAATCGCTATACAACCAAGAAGATTCTGATTGAAGACAGCCGTGTTATGGATGTCAAGGTAAGCGGTGTATTCAAACTGAATGCTATTGATGCTGCGCTCAAGCGATTTGAGCAGGCCTTGCCGTTAAGAGTTGTTGAGTATCCGGACAGGATTGTAATAACCGGGTTGGATTGA
- a CDS encoding TlpA disulfide reductase family protein, producing MRIVKLLTISLSLICSCAVHAKINSEEFAIVRGKISAPVTDNNVELQYVENGKLEAYGSSLVDQEGRFAFMVPVKDPGFFRLNYADRQQKQLVRLYLQAGLDLSLEIDETSQRITGSNIGHNKLVLDWNNQFQAFHKYTSIGGDVTYEDFYPFLEETGLDSRNQFLEKLNTGDKQFDELMTLAVNTDFEAACYRFLLMPRSKHPEKGNYPQVYFDWQKEQKFTDARLLNLGNGCDLMQLYFTFSQLLTEFAPANQTLSNVMAGIASDSLKEVYLYEYFSRFKSRKPPVAEYYQLVDPVRHYLQSDRSKSLLLELEKDFQSQVGQPGFNFICEDAEGNPVAFESFKGKVVYLDVWATWCGPCKSEIPHLKKLEHALQGEDIVFVSISTDADKDEWLQFIEENEMSGVQLHADGGSDSGLSKNYEINTIPRFLLFDKEGKIVDANARRPSSPELKAELLKLIRG from the coding sequence ATGAGAATAGTAAAACTGCTGACAATTTCGCTGTCGCTGATATGTAGCTGTGCTGTCCATGCGAAAATCAATTCTGAAGAGTTTGCCATAGTTCGAGGAAAAATCTCTGCGCCGGTCACAGACAATAATGTAGAGCTTCAGTATGTAGAAAATGGGAAGCTAGAGGCATACGGCAGTTCGCTGGTCGATCAGGAAGGTCGATTCGCATTTATGGTTCCAGTAAAAGATCCGGGTTTCTTTCGCCTGAATTATGCCGATAGGCAACAGAAGCAGCTGGTTCGTCTGTATTTACAGGCTGGTCTTGATCTGAGTTTGGAAATTGATGAGACGTCACAGCGAATTACGGGTAGCAATATCGGCCATAACAAGCTGGTTTTGGATTGGAATAACCAGTTTCAGGCATTTCATAAATACACCAGTATAGGTGGTGATGTTACCTATGAGGATTTTTATCCGTTCCTGGAGGAGACAGGGCTTGATTCCAGGAATCAGTTTCTTGAAAAACTAAATACCGGTGATAAGCAATTTGATGAGTTGATGACATTGGCAGTTAATACTGACTTTGAAGCTGCCTGTTATCGATTTTTGTTAATGCCAAGGTCGAAGCATCCGGAAAAAGGCAATTATCCGCAGGTTTACTTCGATTGGCAAAAAGAGCAGAAATTTACCGATGCCCGTCTTCTTAATCTCGGCAATGGCTGTGATTTGATGCAGCTGTATTTTACCTTCAGTCAACTGCTGACGGAGTTTGCTCCTGCCAATCAAACGCTATCAAATGTGATGGCAGGGATTGCTTCTGATTCACTGAAAGAGGTTTATCTCTATGAGTACTTCTCTCGATTCAAAAGCAGAAAGCCCCCGGTAGCTGAGTACTATCAGCTGGTTGATCCGGTGCGTCATTATCTTCAGTCTGATCGAAGCAAGTCGCTATTGCTTGAGCTGGAGAAAGACTTTCAGAGTCAGGTGGGGCAGCCAGGATTCAATTTTATCTGTGAGGATGCAGAAGGAAATCCGGTTGCTTTTGAGTCTTTTAAGGGAAAAGTTGTTTATCTGGATGTGTGGGCAACCTGGTGTGGTCCATGCAAATCTGAGATTCCTCACTTGAAAAAGCTGGAGCATGCTCTGCAGGGAGAGGACATTGTCTTTGTCAGTATTTCTACTGATGCAGATAAAGATGAGTGGCTGCAGTTTATTGAAGAGAATGAGATGAGTGGCGTTCAGCTGCATGCAGACGGTGGAAGTGATTCAGGATTATCCAAAAACTATGAAATCAATACCATTCCTCGTTTTCTATTGTTTGATAAAGAAGGAAAGATTGTAGATGCCAATGCCAGACGACCATCTTCGCCAGAGTTGAAGGCAGAACTGCTGAAGTTGATTCGTGGCTGA